From Achromobacter spanius, a single genomic window includes:
- a CDS encoding C1 family peptidase, with protein MATRKVATRKAAARTAAKPAAKKKSKAQASAAAPEDPAPKARKRRKQDDTPSVRPFERSAKPDAFDARDILFRPNISVTPKAEMIPVMGLTVKHQGETSACTGFALSTVVEYLLRKSERDTRPAISPYMLYSMARRYDEFPGSVDDSGSSLRGALKGWFRHGACAQGLFPTIDMPPAAKRPEDDWWLDAVKRPLGAYYRIDTRSIVEMHAALNEVGILYASAGCHDGWDDGHGVTPHDDEPTPVARPFWVIPSTGQDMAMQGHAFVIVGYTQDGFLIQNSWGEEWGTYGMAVLTYDDWLRNAMDCWVVQLGVVTHEHDRIANSISLRTEGQKVTLAAGKVLRDRELTPFIVNVGNNGKLSNSGAFRTTPDDLRAIVDVHMAAARERWNLKDKPMDVCVYAHGGLVGENDAAEAAAEWIPLLYDNQIFPVFLMWETDFISTVKNIIRDAASNVPRTTGGIGERLERWWNQRLERWLARPGTVIWGEMKQNAEAMSEPAVNGGEEAAMILLYKHFKTHVARGRVRLHIVGHSAGAIVASHFVKRLTADGGELESLSLMAPAVTMKTFQDLVVPHLGSRVKRYQQFHLSDRAEEDDPTCGPYRRSLLYLVSESFEGGTTTPLLGMERYFREAAIPCDAVHVSPAGSPSATARAVPVASSTHGGFDNDKGTQQQVIAFIKR; from the coding sequence ATGGCGACCCGAAAGGTGGCGACCCGAAAGGCGGCAGCGCGCACGGCGGCCAAGCCCGCGGCAAAGAAGAAGAGCAAGGCGCAAGCGTCCGCCGCGGCCCCGGAAGATCCGGCCCCGAAGGCCCGCAAACGCCGCAAGCAGGATGACACCCCGTCCGTGCGGCCCTTCGAGCGGTCCGCCAAGCCCGATGCCTTCGACGCCCGCGACATCCTGTTCCGGCCCAACATTTCCGTCACGCCCAAGGCGGAGATGATTCCCGTGATGGGGCTGACGGTGAAGCACCAGGGCGAAACGTCGGCCTGCACGGGCTTTGCCCTGTCCACGGTGGTCGAATACCTGCTGCGCAAGTCCGAGCGCGATACCCGTCCCGCGATCTCGCCCTACATGCTGTATTCGATGGCGCGGCGCTACGACGAGTTTCCGGGATCGGTCGACGACAGCGGCTCCAGCCTGCGCGGCGCGTTGAAGGGCTGGTTCCGGCATGGCGCCTGCGCGCAGGGCCTGTTCCCCACCATCGACATGCCGCCGGCGGCCAAGCGCCCCGAAGACGACTGGTGGCTGGACGCCGTGAAGCGGCCGCTGGGCGCCTACTACCGCATCGACACGCGCAGCATCGTCGAGATGCACGCCGCGCTGAACGAGGTCGGCATCCTGTATGCCAGCGCGGGCTGCCACGACGGCTGGGACGACGGCCACGGCGTCACGCCGCACGACGACGAGCCCACGCCCGTCGCCCGGCCGTTCTGGGTCATCCCGTCCACCGGACAGGACATGGCGATGCAGGGCCACGCCTTCGTCATCGTCGGCTACACGCAGGACGGCTTTCTGATCCAGAACTCGTGGGGCGAGGAATGGGGCACGTACGGCATGGCCGTGCTGACCTACGACGACTGGCTGCGCAACGCGATGGACTGCTGGGTCGTGCAGCTTGGCGTGGTCACGCACGAGCACGACCGAATTGCGAACAGCATCAGCCTGCGCACGGAAGGTCAGAAGGTGACGCTGGCCGCCGGCAAGGTGCTGCGCGACCGCGAGCTCACGCCCTTCATCGTCAACGTCGGCAATAACGGCAAGCTCAGCAACAGCGGCGCCTTTCGCACCACGCCGGACGACCTGCGCGCCATCGTGGACGTGCACATGGCCGCCGCGCGCGAGCGCTGGAACCTGAAGGACAAGCCGATGGACGTCTGCGTCTACGCGCACGGCGGCCTGGTCGGCGAGAACGACGCGGCCGAAGCCGCCGCCGAGTGGATTCCGCTGCTCTACGACAACCAGATCTTTCCCGTCTTCCTGATGTGGGAAACGGATTTCATCAGCACCGTAAAGAACATCATCCGCGACGCGGCGAGCAACGTGCCGCGCACCACCGGCGGCATCGGCGAGCGGCTGGAACGCTGGTGGAATCAACGGCTTGAACGTTGGCTGGCGCGCCCCGGCACCGTGATCTGGGGCGAGATGAAGCAGAACGCCGAAGCCATGAGCGAGCCGGCCGTCAATGGCGGCGAAGAGGCCGCGATGATCCTGCTGTACAAGCACTTCAAGACGCATGTCGCGCGCGGCCGCGTGCGCCTGCACATCGTGGGCCATTCGGCCGGCGCCATCGTCGCCAGCCACTTCGTCAAGCGCCTGACGGCGGACGGCGGCGAGCTGGAATCGCTGAGCCTGATGGCGCCCGCCGTCACGATGAAAACCTTCCAGGATCTGGTCGTGCCGCACCTGGGCAGCCGCGTGAAGCGCTACCAGCAGTTCCATCTGTCGGATCGCGCCGAAGAGGACGACCCGACCTGCGGACCGTACCGGCGCTCGCTGCTGTACCTGGTCAGCGAATCGTTCGAGGGCGGCACCACCACGCCGTTGCTGGGCATGGAACGCTATTTCCGCGAGGCCGCCATTCCGTGCGATGCGGTTCACGTCTCGCCGGCAGGCAGCCCTTCGGCCACCGCCCGCGCCGTGCCGGTGGCCTCCAGCACGCATGGCGGCTTCGACAACGACAAGGGTACGCAACAGCAGGTCATCGCGTTCATCAAGCGGTGA
- a CDS encoding chloride channel protein, which yields MNDPTPDDPSWLRPRFLLAVVLTGLFAGLGGMLLGMLLHAVQHLAYGYGGGQIISHETFLEGVQAASGPRRVLALVLCGLAAGGGWWLIYRYGRPLVSVKKAVSDTTQAMPPATTMAHAILQIVTVGLGSPLGREVAPREVGALAGGRLAALLRLPPAQHRIVIACGAGAGLAAVYNVPLGAALFVLEVLLGSFAWPAVVAALIACCIGAVVAWAGLGNDIQYAVPAMQISASLVVWAIVAGPLFGCAAHGFQRLTAAARANAARGWQLPVACLVNFTLIGLLAIYLPALLGNGKGPAQLSFDNELTIALAATLAVMKVVVVACTLRAGAEGGLLTPAIAVGASLAVVLGGLWSMAWPDSPPGAFAVVGAAAFLASSMRMPLTAVVLILEFTRVDQAFLVPIIVAVAGSVLTSRYCAAREARLAAAPAAARTAS from the coding sequence ATGAACGATCCAACGCCCGATGATCCGTCCTGGCTGCGCCCGCGGTTTCTTCTCGCGGTGGTCCTGACCGGCCTTTTCGCAGGGCTGGGCGGCATGCTGCTCGGCATGCTGCTGCACGCCGTCCAGCACCTGGCCTACGGCTACGGCGGCGGCCAGATCATCAGCCACGAAACATTCCTTGAAGGCGTGCAGGCCGCCAGCGGCCCGCGCCGCGTGCTGGCGCTGGTGCTGTGCGGCCTGGCGGCCGGCGGCGGATGGTGGCTGATCTATCGCTATGGCCGTCCCCTGGTCAGCGTCAAGAAGGCGGTGTCAGACACCACGCAAGCGATGCCCCCGGCGACGACCATGGCGCACGCCATCCTGCAGATCGTGACTGTCGGGCTGGGCTCGCCGCTGGGCCGCGAGGTCGCCCCGCGCGAAGTCGGCGCGCTGGCCGGCGGCCGGCTGGCCGCGCTGCTGCGCCTGCCGCCCGCGCAGCACCGGATCGTCATCGCCTGTGGCGCCGGCGCGGGGCTGGCCGCCGTCTATAACGTGCCGCTCGGCGCGGCGCTGTTCGTGCTGGAGGTGCTGCTGGGCTCGTTCGCCTGGCCCGCAGTGGTCGCCGCGCTTATCGCCTGCTGCATTGGCGCGGTGGTGGCCTGGGCCGGATTGGGCAACGACATCCAGTACGCCGTGCCCGCCATGCAGATCAGCGCAAGCCTGGTGGTCTGGGCCATCGTGGCCGGCCCGCTGTTCGGCTGCGCGGCGCACGGCTTTCAGCGGCTGACGGCCGCGGCGCGCGCCAATGCTGCCCGGGGCTGGCAACTGCCCGTGGCCTGCCTGGTCAATTTCACGCTGATCGGCCTGCTTGCAATCTATCTGCCCGCGCTGCTGGGCAACGGCAAGGGACCGGCGCAACTGAGTTTCGACAATGAGCTGACCATCGCCCTGGCCGCCACGCTGGCCGTGATGAAGGTGGTCGTCGTCGCCTGCACGCTGCGCGCGGGCGCGGAGGGCGGTCTGCTCACCCCCGCCATCGCCGTCGGCGCGTCGCTGGCCGTCGTGCTGGGCGGGCTGTGGAGCATGGCCTGGCCCGATTCGCCGCCCGGCGCGTTTGCCGTGGTGGGCGCCGCCGCCTTTCTGGCTTCGTCGATGCGCATGCCGCTGACCGCAGTGGTGCTGATCCTGGAATTCACCCGGGTCGACCAGGCCTTTCTTGTTCCCATCATCGTGGCGGTGGCCGGCTCGGTGCTGACCAGCCGCTACTGCGCCGCCCGCGAAGCGCGGCTTGCGGCCGCCCCCGCCGCCGCGCGCACCGCTTCCTGA
- a CDS encoding N-acetylmuramoyl-L-alanine amidase, producing the protein MARCPFATWRPISGSSGPHLGGPFKIVHHTTEGSTAQGAMDAFRRNRSDPHFTVDATTIFQHVDTADGARALRNDAGGVQTNRDSAVQIELVGFAHLPKDSRALTNVARLCRWIEAQHDIPRKWPSGRPLPAKNGKDPGGHNRDPAIWDSASGHFGHCHVPENSHWDPAYSAAEADFILAATFSEDGALVSPAPPPRPAARRASKSAMPTSTMPDHGVNAVGIHGYLNDLAVQTLEPPGMPVARRRAPAKRSGAVLRAGAAGKTARQAPQASINAGSVLSFASGLQEQERGDVLYSLQLAQRAASAAHDRFTQSQAWYQTYVEVLENLGWTSGQMSFTHHEEDEREFRMDQVAVDLLLAVARRDQLAVLDQAVTALGQLAEDDDTVKLFDFHASSQSGGNFQLGAVQRDRGGGLSMALGAYYFRAVDSRKRFLFAQWGARQVNFWACAQRLTLNAALYEQLRDDVQAKLAADAPRYIASLKLAS; encoded by the coding sequence ATGGCACGATGTCCATTTGCGACGTGGCGACCCATTTCCGGCTCGTCCGGGCCTCATCTTGGCGGCCCCTTCAAGATCGTTCATCACACGACCGAAGGCAGCACCGCGCAGGGTGCGATGGACGCGTTCCGCCGCAACCGATCCGACCCCCACTTCACGGTCGACGCCACCACCATCTTCCAGCACGTCGACACCGCCGATGGCGCGCGGGCGCTGCGCAACGATGCGGGCGGCGTGCAGACCAACCGGGATTCTGCCGTGCAGATCGAACTGGTGGGATTCGCGCATCTGCCCAAGGATAGCCGCGCGCTGACCAACGTGGCGCGCCTGTGCCGCTGGATCGAGGCGCAGCACGATATCCCCCGCAAATGGCCGTCCGGCCGCCCCTTGCCGGCCAAGAACGGCAAGGATCCCGGCGGCCATAACCGCGACCCGGCCATCTGGGATTCGGCGAGCGGCCACTTCGGCCATTGCCACGTCCCCGAGAACTCGCATTGGGACCCCGCCTATTCCGCCGCGGAAGCGGACTTCATCCTGGCCGCCACGTTTTCCGAAGACGGCGCGCTGGTGTCGCCCGCCCCGCCGCCGCGTCCGGCCGCGCGCCGCGCATCCAAGAGCGCGATGCCCACCTCGACCATGCCGGACCACGGCGTCAACGCGGTTGGTATCCACGGTTATCTGAACGACCTGGCGGTGCAGACGCTGGAGCCGCCCGGCATGCCCGTTGCCCGGCGGCGGGCGCCCGCCAAACGCTCGGGCGCGGTGCTGCGTGCCGGCGCCGCGGGCAAGACCGCGCGGCAGGCGCCGCAGGCCAGCATCAACGCCGGCAGCGTGCTGTCGTTTGCGTCGGGCTTGCAGGAACAGGAACGCGGCGACGTGCTGTATTCGCTGCAACTGGCGCAACGCGCGGCCAGCGCCGCCCATGACCGATTCACCCAATCGCAGGCCTGGTATCAGACCTACGTGGAAGTGCTGGAGAACCTGGGCTGGACCAGCGGGCAGATGAGCTTTACCCATCACGAGGAAGACGAGCGCGAGTTCCGCATGGACCAGGTGGCCGTCGACCTGCTGCTGGCCGTCGCGCGGCGCGATCAGCTGGCGGTGCTGGACCAGGCCGTGACCGCGCTGGGCCAGTTGGCCGAAGACGACGACACCGTGAAGCTCTTCGACTTTCACGCGTCGTCGCAGTCGGGCGGCAATTTTCAGCTGGGCGCCGTGCAGCGCGATCGCGGCGGCGGGCTGTCGATGGCGCTGGGCGCCTACTACTTTCGCGCCGTGGACAGCCGCAAGCGTTTCCTGTTCGCGCAGTGGGGCGCGCGCCAGGTGAACTTCTGGGCCTGCGCGCAGCGCCTGACGCTGAACGCCGCCCTGTATGAACAGCTTCGCGACGACGTGCAGGCCAAGCTGGCCGCCGATGCGCCGCGCTACATCGCCAGCTTGAAGCTGGCGTCCTAG
- a CDS encoding PAS domain-containing protein, with translation MTEMEPEPYPEAPALSQDGALREFSLFGEPAEVARVLSQVGVPCLVLAAAGEIVAASSVLPLAHDALVGRHVSQVYGLAKPLRMGDGPVDVVYRRAGGARVPAQLIPLCTLDSGELIVLVNDGMPFREAEAHRFERTPYAVFRLDMQGVIRFANPEAARTLGLPRDALYGTRLAAHFRPSDGGPVQRAIVRCMEDTEGDAMVAVTIAIPVPDDADRQFELVMTPDPAPNGQLLGVIAVIQSRTLESARDEIRRIALDPAVGGWRTKLDRILEQIRRLIPFEHAVFGIYGNDVSLFRAIAVRPEGVELWPARWMDLPPTIRAFLDSGRTWVDEIGAFVQENMPEPGNEVVRCYQDLGIEASVTLPVTRAGGYSSALSLCSRQPGAYGERHLEMLRALDLEPVLMRFEKERDDERAEFADSLRRKVMAAASLRQAADEIIVQLSQHFLWEHVALYRVNRQEDRFEIVTQHSLAPAYALPADYKQPTDKGMLGATLAQGCLLAVDDIGNPVYAQHGYGGPKRPLRSAMTVPIHLNGRIRWLLDVESSVSHAFKGPDIGDLLQIIASLEEGLAQHLLSQTKQSLMAETEQAVVFVGREGAVIEMNRVATDMLGAEPRRGRTLSESPSITDYAIAGDEATLGVLTSTFTVKRERIELLDSTGQPRSVLATRTDLDPSLDMSIWFFTDIADLGWARDLRYLRETVAEVARQTRTSLSLACSLTSQTVLLHDDARQGTPAEVVAAQAQDLSERIVAEIGKADITFERLAGASESRRRTRATHSDVELGARLQDVVTALPARDQRRIALTNHTASQDGPAVSGDAQALTAAFRSMIDYLLRCRNADDARVTVDLDTGPDGCEIRFALSEEQIWESDPPVHAVPDDALLNAERAAHDGASIAITQIQETVIDHGGALVTDPPLADAPPQAYESVTPPWRAFTLILPLRAG, from the coding sequence ATGACAGAGATGGAGCCAGAACCCTATCCCGAGGCGCCGGCGCTTTCCCAGGATGGGGCGTTGCGCGAGTTTTCCCTTTTTGGCGAGCCCGCCGAGGTTGCGCGCGTGCTGTCCCAGGTCGGCGTGCCTTGCCTCGTGCTGGCCGCCGCGGGCGAGATCGTGGCGGCCAGCAGCGTCCTGCCGCTGGCGCACGATGCGCTCGTCGGCCGCCACGTCAGTCAGGTCTACGGTCTTGCCAAGCCGCTGCGCATGGGGGACGGCCCCGTCGACGTCGTGTATCGGCGCGCCGGCGGCGCGCGCGTGCCCGCGCAGCTCATTCCGCTATGCACGCTGGACAGCGGCGAACTCATCGTGCTGGTCAATGACGGGATGCCGTTCCGCGAGGCCGAGGCCCACCGTTTCGAGCGCACCCCCTACGCCGTGTTCCGGCTGGACATGCAGGGCGTGATCCGCTTCGCCAACCCCGAGGCCGCGCGCACGCTGGGCCTGCCGCGCGACGCGCTGTACGGCACCCGCCTGGCGGCGCATTTCCGGCCGTCCGACGGCGGACCGGTGCAGCGCGCCATCGTGCGCTGCATGGAGGACACGGAAGGCGATGCGATGGTCGCGGTGACCATCGCCATCCCGGTGCCGGACGACGCCGACCGGCAGTTCGAGCTGGTGATGACGCCCGATCCCGCTCCCAACGGCCAACTGCTGGGCGTGATCGCCGTCATCCAGTCGCGCACGCTGGAATCCGCCCGCGACGAGATCCGGCGCATCGCGCTGGACCCCGCGGTCGGCGGCTGGCGCACGAAGCTGGACCGCATCCTGGAACAGATTCGGCGGCTCATCCCGTTCGAGCACGCGGTCTTCGGCATCTACGGCAACGACGTGTCGCTGTTTCGCGCGATCGCCGTGCGCCCCGAAGGCGTGGAGCTGTGGCCCGCGCGCTGGATGGACCTGCCGCCCACGATACGCGCGTTCCTGGATTCCGGCCGAACCTGGGTCGACGAGATCGGCGCGTTCGTCCAGGAGAACATGCCGGAACCCGGCAACGAGGTCGTGCGCTGCTACCAGGACCTGGGCATCGAGGCCTCCGTCACGCTGCCCGTGACGCGCGCGGGCGGCTACAGCTCGGCGCTAAGCCTGTGCTCGCGCCAGCCGGGCGCGTACGGCGAGCGGCATCTGGAGATGCTGCGCGCGCTGGACCTTGAGCCCGTGCTGATGCGCTTTGAAAAGGAACGCGACGACGAGCGCGCCGAATTTGCAGATTCGCTGCGGCGCAAGGTGATGGCCGCCGCATCGCTGCGACAGGCCGCCGACGAGATCATCGTCCAGCTCTCGCAGCATTTCTTGTGGGAACACGTGGCGCTGTATCGCGTCAACCGCCAGGAGGACAGGTTCGAGATCGTCACCCAGCACAGCCTGGCGCCCGCCTACGCGCTGCCGGCCGATTACAAACAGCCCACCGACAAGGGCATGCTGGGCGCCACGCTGGCGCAAGGATGCCTGCTGGCGGTGGACGATATCGGCAACCCGGTCTACGCGCAGCACGGCTATGGCGGACCCAAGCGGCCGCTGCGCTCGGCCATGACGGTGCCCATTCATCTGAACGGCCGGATACGCTGGCTGCTCGATGTGGAGTCGTCGGTCTCGCACGCCTTCAAGGGGCCGGACATCGGCGACCTGCTGCAGATCATTGCGTCGCTGGAAGAGGGCCTGGCCCAGCATCTGCTCAGCCAGACCAAGCAAAGCCTCATGGCAGAAACCGAGCAGGCCGTGGTGTTTGTGGGACGCGAAGGCGCCGTCATCGAGATGAACCGCGTGGCGACCGACATGCTCGGCGCGGAACCCCGGCGCGGGCGCACGTTGAGCGAATCGCCGTCGATCACCGACTACGCCATCGCGGGCGACGAAGCGACGCTGGGCGTGTTGACCTCCACCTTCACCGTCAAGCGCGAGCGCATCGAGCTGCTGGACAGCACCGGCCAGCCGCGCTCCGTGCTGGCCACGCGGACCGACCTGGATCCCAGCCTGGACATGTCGATCTGGTTCTTCACCGACATCGCGGATCTGGGCTGGGCGCGCGACCTGCGGTATCTGCGCGAGACCGTGGCCGAGGTGGCCCGGCAGACGCGCACCTCGTTGTCGCTGGCGTGCAGCCTGACCTCGCAGACGGTGCTGCTGCACGACGACGCGCGCCAAGGCACACCGGCGGAAGTCGTCGCCGCGCAGGCGCAGGACTTGAGCGAGCGCATCGTGGCCGAGATCGGCAAGGCCGACATCACGTTCGAGCGGCTGGCCGGCGCCAGCGAATCGCGGCGGCGCACGCGCGCCACGCACAGCGACGTCGAACTGGGCGCGCGCCTGCAGGACGTGGTGACCGCCTTGCCCGCGCGCGACCAGCGCCGGATCGCGCTCACGAACCACACGGCCTCGCAGGACGGCCCGGCCGTGTCCGGCGATGCACAGGCGCTGACCGCGGCGTTCCGGTCGATGATCGACTACCTCTTGCGATGCCGCAACGCGGATGACGCCCGCGTCACGGTCGACCTGGACACCGGGCCGGACGGCTGCGAGATCCGCTTTGCCCTCAGCGAAGAACAGATTTGGGAGTCCGATCCGCCGGTCCACGCGGTGCCGGACGATGCCTTGCTCAACGCCGAGCGCGCCGCGCACGACGGCGCCAGCATCGCCATCACCCAGATCCAGGAAACGGTGATCGACCACGGCGGCGCCCTCGTCACCGACCCGCCGCTGGCGGATGCGCCGCCTCAGGCCTACGAGTCCGTCACGCCGCCGTGGCGCGCGTTCACGCTGATCCTGCCGCTGCGGGCCGGCTAG
- a CDS encoding FdhF/YdeP family oxidoreductase — translation MTQGKPIGIHRYDAPAGGWGALKATAQAVANQMRIAEAPVLLLRTNKPDGFDCPGCAWPDKAHTSTFQFCENGAKAVTWEATRKRVTPEFFAAHTVTELLTWTDHDLENAGRLTHPLAYDAASDTYQPIEWDAAFARIGETLASLPDPDMAEFYTSGRASNEAAFLFSLYAREFGTNNFPDCSNMCHEATSVGLPKAIGIGKGTVSLDDFDKCDLIISMGHNPGTNHPRMMGTLHECARRGVPIIVFNPLRERSLERFADPQDPIEMGTFGSTAIASTYYQVKVGGDAAALKGIMKALMDADRDGRNTLDHEFIARHTNGYEAFAQDLDATSWTDIEQASGLRRRDLELVAEAYARSNATIVTYGMGITQHEKGTSNVQQIAALLLMRGNFGKPGAGICPLRGHSNVQGNRTVGITEKIDNTMFDHVEQTFGFRPPDRTGHDAVEAMKAMAAGRAKALICLGGNFAIALPDTEACERGMRQLDLAVHLNTKLNRSHLLIGKASIILPVLGRTESDVQAGGAQSVTVEDSMSMVHASRGKLVPASPHLRSEPAIIAGMAQATLPHSRVNWAHLIEDYDRIRDLIEKIYPDFRDYNERIRIPGGFRLPLPPTERIWKTASGKAEFIPFAGLREDPDIVEGNILRLTTLRSHDQYNTTIYGLDDRYRGVFGRRDVLFMNAADLARYGIAHGDEVDIVTSLPGQTHRRLRLTAIQHDIAAGSVGAYYPEANNLCPLDYQDAASGTPSYKSIPVRIQKAA, via the coding sequence ATGACCCAAGGCAAACCCATTGGCATCCACCGCTACGACGCTCCGGCGGGCGGCTGGGGCGCCCTGAAAGCGACCGCGCAGGCGGTGGCCAACCAGATGCGCATCGCCGAAGCGCCCGTGCTGCTTCTGCGCACCAACAAGCCCGACGGCTTCGATTGTCCCGGCTGCGCCTGGCCCGACAAGGCGCATACGTCCACCTTCCAGTTCTGCGAAAACGGCGCAAAGGCCGTCACCTGGGAAGCCACCCGCAAGCGCGTGACGCCCGAGTTCTTCGCCGCGCACACGGTGACCGAGCTGCTGACCTGGACCGACCACGACCTGGAAAACGCGGGCCGCCTGACCCATCCGCTGGCCTACGACGCCGCCAGCGACACCTATCAGCCCATCGAATGGGACGCCGCGTTCGCGCGCATCGGCGAAACGCTTGCCAGCCTGCCCGACCCGGACATGGCCGAGTTCTATACGTCAGGGCGCGCGTCCAACGAAGCCGCGTTCCTCTTCAGCCTGTATGCCCGAGAGTTCGGCACCAACAATTTTCCCGACTGCTCCAACATGTGCCACGAGGCCACCAGCGTCGGACTGCCCAAGGCCATCGGCATCGGCAAGGGGACGGTGTCGCTGGACGACTTCGACAAGTGCGACCTCATCATCTCGATGGGACACAACCCCGGCACGAACCATCCGCGCATGATGGGCACCCTGCACGAGTGCGCGCGCCGCGGTGTGCCCATCATCGTGTTCAATCCGCTGCGCGAACGCTCGCTGGAGCGCTTTGCCGATCCGCAGGACCCGATCGAGATGGGCACCTTCGGTTCCACAGCCATCGCCTCCACGTATTACCAGGTCAAGGTCGGCGGCGACGCCGCCGCGCTCAAGGGCATCATGAAGGCGCTGATGGACGCGGACCGCGACGGGCGCAACACGCTGGACCACGAATTCATTGCGCGGCACACCAACGGCTACGAGGCCTTCGCGCAGGACCTGGACGCCACGAGCTGGACCGACATCGAACAGGCCAGCGGACTGCGCCGGCGCGACCTGGAGCTGGTGGCCGAGGCCTATGCGCGTTCCAACGCCACCATCGTCACCTACGGCATGGGCATCACGCAGCACGAAAAGGGCACGAGCAACGTGCAGCAGATCGCCGCGCTGCTCTTGATGCGCGGCAACTTCGGCAAGCCGGGCGCGGGCATCTGTCCCCTGCGCGGGCACTCCAACGTGCAGGGCAACCGCACGGTCGGCATCACCGAGAAGATCGACAACACCATGTTCGACCACGTCGAACAGACCTTCGGCTTCCGGCCCCCAGACCGGACCGGCCATGATGCGGTCGAAGCCATGAAGGCAATGGCCGCAGGCCGCGCCAAGGCGCTGATCTGCCTGGGCGGCAACTTCGCGATCGCGCTGCCCGACACCGAGGCCTGCGAGCGCGGCATGCGGCAACTGGACCTGGCGGTGCATCTGAACACCAAGCTGAACCGCTCGCACCTGTTGATCGGCAAGGCGTCGATCATCCTGCCGGTGCTGGGCCGCACGGAAAGCGACGTGCAGGCCGGCGGCGCGCAATCGGTCACGGTCGAGGATTCGATGTCGATGGTGCATGCCTCGCGCGGCAAGCTTGTGCCTGCCTCGCCGCACCTGCGTTCGGAACCGGCCATCATCGCCGGCATGGCGCAGGCGACGCTGCCGCACAGCCGCGTCAACTGGGCGCACCTGATCGAGGACTACGACCGCATCCGCGACCTGATCGAAAAGATCTACCCGGATTTTCGCGACTACAACGAACGCATCCGCATCCCCGGCGGCTTCCGCCTGCCGCTGCCGCCCACCGAGCGCATCTGGAAGACGGCGTCGGGCAAGGCGGAGTTCATTCCGTTCGCGGGCCTGCGCGAGGATCCGGACATCGTCGAAGGCAACATCCTGCGGCTCACCACGCTGCGCAGCCACGACCAGTACAACACCACCATTTACGGTCTGGACGACCGCTATCGCGGCGTATTCGGCCGCCGCGACGTGCTGTTCATGAATGCCGCCGACCTGGCGCGTTACGGCATTGCGCACGGCGACGAGGTCGACATCGTCACCAGCCTGCCCGGTCAGACGCACCGGCGGCTGCGGCTGACGGCCATCCAGCATGACATCGCGGCGGGGTCGGTGGGCGCGTATTACCCGGAAGCCAACAATCTTTGCCCGCTGGATTACCAGGACGCGGCCAGCGGCACGCCCAGCTACAAGTCGATTCCGGTGCGCATCCAGAAAGCGGCCTAG